A region from the Lolium perenne isolate Kyuss_39 chromosome 4, Kyuss_2.0, whole genome shotgun sequence genome encodes:
- the LOC127295734 gene encoding putative lipid-transfer protein DIR1 — MAKPQALAAALLLVLVVSLAATEGVHGICGLSNGEFKLCQPAAAVNNPTNGPSSECCAALGKANLSCICRYKGVAGVWLRMYHIDANRAMALPGKCGLTMPRNC, encoded by the coding sequence ATGGCAAAGCCACAGGCATTGGCTGCAGCACTGCTGCTTGTCTTGGTGGTCTCCCTCGCCGCAACAGAAGGTGTTCACGGCATATGCGGCTTGTCAAACGGCGAATTCAAGCTTTGCCAGCCCGCGGCGGCGGTGAACAACCCCACGAATGGCCCCTCGTCTGAGTGCTGTGCCGCGCTTGGGAAGGCTAACCTGTCGTGCATCTGCCGTTACAAAGGCGTCGCCGGCGTATGGCTGAGGATGTACCACATCGATGCCAATCGCGCCATGGCGCTTCCCGGCAAGTGCGGTCTCACTATGCCCAGGAACTGCTAG